A genomic segment from Lignipirellula cremea encodes:
- a CDS encoding outer membrane protein assembly factor BamB family protein yields MTTRLIAQVLLLFVILLGGGFAGADDSIAWPQVNGPFGNFNPRRYDLRLVDDLSQARQRWVSEYRDLGFAKGSSSGYVRHLTEADTHPGAASGLIVADGKVFASSFRPAGDVWAEKLPHLTQDKNREYLADEKTAAVLRRNAAILADDLTVAIDLKTGKTVWEAVEAGRGLNRYSGKRNHFGVTPAWHDGRVFTMGTTGMVYCYDAATGRKLWEDESGVLVKLSEAEKEKLLRERNGFADGGGRSASLVVADGVLVVPQFTGGHTIPLRGVDIDSGKTLWEVADATCRYATPAVWSHQGRQYVLCANIGQHGKPASSQLRLIDPKSGRVLWTVDGLEPTWYPLSPSESHVLVNVTSAHFNPKKQQESWGLMAAYRLSPEMAERLWTMPDKPQFWFENHFDICCMRRVAIRDGRVYFFSQGHTLDPAVTSRFFSILDEATGKVLHTSDAISGSPQFWVVEDRLLVIPDAAHSDRSTLETYTTDPADFRKLGESWKPPHENTTAYEVFIESPYAGGLLVMRNRQGQVVCYDLSRE; encoded by the coding sequence ATGACAACGAGATTGATCGCCCAAGTCCTTTTGTTGTTCGTGATTTTGCTCGGCGGCGGCTTCGCCGGGGCGGATGACTCAATTGCCTGGCCGCAGGTCAACGGGCCGTTTGGCAATTTTAATCCACGGCGGTATGACTTGCGGCTAGTCGATGACTTGAGCCAGGCGCGGCAGCGATGGGTCAGTGAATACCGTGACCTGGGTTTTGCCAAGGGAAGCAGTTCCGGGTACGTCCGCCACCTTACCGAAGCCGATACGCATCCGGGCGCTGCGTCTGGTTTGATCGTGGCCGACGGCAAGGTTTTTGCAAGCTCGTTTCGGCCCGCCGGTGACGTCTGGGCTGAGAAACTGCCGCACCTGACGCAGGACAAGAACCGGGAGTATCTCGCCGATGAAAAGACCGCCGCCGTGCTTCGCCGAAACGCCGCGATCCTGGCCGACGACCTGACCGTGGCGATCGATCTGAAGACCGGCAAGACGGTGTGGGAAGCGGTCGAAGCGGGACGCGGGCTGAATCGCTACTCCGGCAAACGGAATCACTTCGGCGTCACTCCCGCCTGGCACGACGGCCGAGTCTTCACGATGGGCACGACGGGCATGGTGTACTGCTACGATGCCGCCACCGGCCGCAAGCTGTGGGAAGATGAGTCGGGCGTGCTGGTCAAACTGTCGGAAGCGGAAAAAGAAAAACTGCTGCGCGAGCGAAACGGCTTTGCCGATGGCGGCGGCAGGAGCGCGTCGCTGGTGGTGGCCGACGGCGTGCTGGTCGTTCCGCAATTCACCGGCGGCCACACGATCCCGCTGCGCGGCGTGGACATCGACAGCGGCAAGACGTTGTGGGAGGTCGCCGACGCCACATGCCGATACGCGACGCCCGCTGTATGGTCTCACCAGGGCCGACAGTACGTGCTGTGCGCCAACATTGGGCAGCACGGAAAGCCCGCCAGCAGCCAGCTCCGCCTGATCGACCCAAAGTCTGGCCGCGTGCTGTGGACGGTCGACGGGCTGGAGCCGACCTGGTATCCGCTGTCCCCGTCCGAGTCGCACGTGCTGGTCAACGTGACGTCGGCGCATTTCAATCCGAAGAAGCAGCAGGAGTCGTGGGGTCTGATGGCCGCGTACCGGTTGAGTCCTGAAATGGCAGAGCGTCTCTGGACGATGCCGGACAAGCCGCAGTTCTGGTTCGAGAACCACTTCGACATCTGCTGCATGCGGCGCGTCGCGATCCGTGACGGCCGCGTGTACTTCTTCTCGCAGGGACACACGCTCGACCCCGCGGTGACTTCGCGTTTCTTCAGCATCCTGGACGAAGCGACCGGCAAGGTGCTGCACACCAGCGACGCGATCAGCGGCAGCCCGCAGTTCTGGGTAGTGGAAGACCGGTTGCTGGTGATCCCCGACGCCGCCCACAGCGACCGTTCGACGCTCGAAACCTACACGACCGACCCCGCCGACTTCCGTAAGCTCGGCGAAAGCTGGAAACCGCCGCACGAGAACACCACCGCGTATGAAGTGTTCATCGAATCGCCGTATGCGGGCGGCCTGCTCGTGATGCGCAACCGCCAGGGGCAGGTGGTATGCTATGACCTGAGCCGAGAGTAG
- a CDS encoding serine hydrolase domain-containing protein, which translates to MKPHDCSKSRRRSIALCALVMGLTLFVLGSGLVLPASGQVGDQSSNKETLAKSPLRWDDLKANRDPQPHLFAGDYPAGMLRRPEQLTADTWFHDGHLRTYALLNLSDVVRTVEISRGKGPVFMFGNARVPALLDEVSITFEHKEFPRSGQPIPLRELTSWVNCQGILVVRRGKVVFEEYPGMDPSQRHHWMSVSKTTLNMLMGKLVGEGKFDLSKTVEDYIPEMKGKGYGSFTIQELADMDADVSMDERNYHDPKSEFWSFGRSMGWFNDDGKWPGGNKQFLPTLNRLKKPEGEDGQSVRYTSSNSQVIAWVIENVTRKPMTEYFETSVWRHIGAVSNASVTVDRHGFPFVGGGYSSTLRDLARYGIIWANKGVAPDGARIFPEVWMKENTTGKGPKLRDYRYHNQSYSKGGAIAHQGHSGQMLWVNPASGTVVVTFGSTTTPSGGNAWSRQAYLAVAETIDQHLQDRKIASSPR; encoded by the coding sequence ATGAAACCACACGATTGCTCGAAGTCGAGACGGCGATCTATCGCCCTATGTGCCCTCGTGATGGGGTTGACATTATTCGTTCTTGGCTCCGGCCTGGTTCTGCCTGCCTCCGGTCAAGTCGGTGACCAAAGCTCCAACAAAGAAACGCTCGCCAAATCACCGCTGCGCTGGGATGACCTCAAAGCCAACCGCGATCCGCAACCGCACCTCTTCGCAGGCGATTACCCTGCGGGCATGCTCCGCCGACCGGAACAACTCACCGCGGACACCTGGTTCCACGACGGTCACCTCCGCACCTACGCCCTGCTCAACCTCTCCGACGTCGTGCGCACCGTCGAAATCAGCCGAGGCAAGGGGCCGGTGTTCATGTTCGGCAACGCCCGTGTGCCGGCTCTGCTGGACGAGGTGTCGATCACCTTCGAGCACAAGGAGTTCCCGCGCTCGGGCCAGCCGATCCCGCTGCGGGAACTGACCTCCTGGGTCAACTGCCAAGGCATTCTGGTGGTGCGCCGCGGGAAGGTCGTCTTCGAGGAGTACCCTGGCATGGACCCCAGCCAGCGCCACCACTGGATGAGCGTGTCGAAGACGACGCTGAACATGCTCATGGGCAAACTGGTCGGCGAGGGCAAGTTCGACCTGTCGAAGACAGTCGAGGACTACATCCCCGAGATGAAAGGCAAGGGCTACGGCTCCTTCACGATCCAGGAACTCGCTGACATGGACGCCGACGTCAGCATGGACGAGCGCAACTATCACGACCCGAAGTCCGAATTCTGGAGCTTCGGGCGGTCGATGGGCTGGTTCAACGATGACGGCAAGTGGCCCGGCGGCAACAAGCAGTTCTTGCCAACGCTAAATCGACTCAAGAAGCCGGAGGGCGAGGACGGGCAGAGCGTGCGCTATACGTCGTCTAACTCGCAGGTCATCGCGTGGGTCATCGAGAACGTCACCAGGAAGCCAATGACGGAGTATTTCGAGACCAGTGTCTGGCGGCACATCGGCGCGGTGTCCAACGCCTCCGTCACGGTGGACCGGCACGGTTTCCCGTTCGTGGGCGGCGGCTACAGCTCGACGCTGCGCGATCTGGCGCGGTACGGCATAATCTGGGCGAACAAGGGCGTGGCCCCCGACGGGGCGCGTATCTTCCCCGAGGTCTGGATGAAGGAGAACACGACCGGCAAGGGCCCGAAACTGCGCGACTACCGCTATCACAATCAGTCGTACTCGAAGGGCGGGGCGATCGCGCACCAAGGGCACTCTGGACAAATGCTGTGGGTCAACCCCGCTTCGGGCACGGTCGTCGTCACATTCGGCTCAACGACGACACCCAGTGGCGGCAACGCCTGGTCGCGGCAGGCTTACCTGGCCGTTGCCGAGACCATCGACCAGCACCTGCAGGACAGGAAGATCGCCTCGTCGCCGCGCTGA
- a CDS encoding DUF1592 domain-containing protein, producing the protein MKSIALNVTCPANSQSFGVWPAICTCILILGSAASEAFADYRETIRPLLAKYCMGCHGAEEQNAQVRFDRVTGFGDDSQQLWTMVHEALVSGEMPPKGEPQPSAAEKQQILTWIIDQATQQASKTSGAQRRLNRREFSAALQDLTGVPIDFGAGLPDDAKVDGFDTGATALQDAADSVAQWLEVTQRAVDSIRFLEPDRERRVSIDFREHEFNDWYRFVEETWKDKGIFTRSKNLPCKKGIGLYLPTQWTGDRGNSFLAVPAPADKRAAMKMTVRVVARRPMPRLPEPMLWVKVGGSYIDYRPIGEEPQTLVYAVRMEDCLIEGDVIKIMLQSFVEVPYAVDGFENDDRSKPEDNIPGGIGVYRPAFDRKVLRTPDEQPVPSIIVESIEIDYDHRAAWPPASWNSDAGKIADNDQSARCLLALWIDRAWRRPVTDAERSKFFALYQKLRAQEFSFDDALRATFQSVLMGGPFRYLASPADENQSVAQHAIASRLSFMLVGAPPDEELRKLADAGKLRDPQVLDAQVERLLADPRSDAFFRPFVTQWLNMDQPITLTMSHFNKQDFKFGRNMKASMKEETIQYIARLFADNRPARELISSDWTMMNDILAVHYGYDGIDGGELRKVTLKPRPDDPRGGGVLGHAGIQSMLCWMGDNWLIYRGSWTLNHILDDPPPPPPLEVPELSPFDGKNQGKSFRELLVQHQQDSKCSICHKKMDPLGFAFQNFDLSGRWRNVEHERYRRKELDGKIEWRGEGQTRPVDATGTLPRGEKFNSFVECKELLVTHYLDDIVRGLLKKLTLYGTGRPADVLDLVTIRAVMNDQSDKQYLMRDLLKALVRSRTFLETTATSNKR; encoded by the coding sequence ATGAAATCGATCGCACTCAACGTGACCTGTCCTGCAAACAGCCAGTCGTTCGGCGTATGGCCTGCGATCTGTACGTGCATTCTGATCCTGGGAAGCGCGGCAAGCGAGGCGTTCGCCGATTATCGGGAAACCATTCGGCCGCTGCTGGCGAAATACTGTATGGGGTGTCACGGAGCGGAGGAGCAGAACGCACAAGTTCGCTTTGACCGGGTGACGGGATTCGGCGACGACAGCCAACAGCTCTGGACGATGGTTCATGAAGCACTCGTCAGCGGCGAGATGCCGCCTAAGGGCGAGCCGCAGCCGTCCGCAGCGGAGAAGCAGCAGATTCTGACGTGGATCATCGATCAGGCGACACAGCAAGCCTCCAAGACGAGCGGAGCGCAGCGGCGTTTGAATCGCCGCGAGTTCTCGGCGGCGTTGCAGGACCTGACCGGCGTGCCGATCGACTTCGGAGCCGGCTTGCCCGACGACGCCAAAGTCGACGGCTTCGACACCGGCGCGACAGCTTTGCAGGACGCGGCCGATTCGGTCGCCCAGTGGCTGGAAGTCACGCAGCGGGCGGTCGACAGCATCCGCTTTCTTGAGCCGGACCGGGAACGACGGGTCAGCATCGACTTCCGCGAGCACGAATTCAACGACTGGTACAGATTCGTCGAGGAAACCTGGAAAGACAAAGGCATCTTCACGCGGTCGAAGAACCTGCCGTGCAAAAAGGGCATCGGGCTGTACCTGCCGACGCAGTGGACCGGTGACCGCGGCAATTCGTTCCTCGCCGTACCCGCGCCGGCGGACAAGCGGGCCGCGATGAAGATGACAGTCCGCGTCGTCGCGCGGCGGCCGATGCCGCGGCTGCCCGAACCGATGCTGTGGGTCAAAGTGGGCGGCAGCTATATCGATTACCGGCCGATCGGCGAAGAGCCGCAGACGCTGGTCTACGCCGTGCGGATGGAAGATTGTTTGATCGAGGGCGATGTCATCAAGATCATGCTGCAATCGTTCGTCGAAGTGCCGTACGCGGTCGACGGCTTCGAGAACGACGACCGCAGCAAGCCCGAGGACAACATCCCCGGCGGCATCGGCGTCTACCGCCCGGCGTTCGACCGCAAGGTGCTGCGGACGCCGGACGAGCAGCCCGTGCCGTCGATCATCGTCGAGTCGATCGAGATCGACTACGACCATCGCGCCGCCTGGCCACCGGCAAGCTGGAACTCCGATGCCGGCAAGATCGCAGACAACGACCAGAGTGCGCGATGTCTGCTTGCACTTTGGATAGACCGCGCCTGGCGCCGGCCGGTGACGGACGCCGAACGATCCAAGTTCTTCGCGCTCTATCAGAAGCTGCGTGCGCAGGAGTTCTCGTTTGACGATGCCCTGCGCGCCACTTTCCAATCTGTACTGATGGGCGGGCCGTTTCGGTACCTGGCTTCGCCGGCAGACGAAAACCAATCGGTCGCCCAGCACGCAATCGCATCGCGACTGAGCTTCATGCTGGTCGGCGCGCCGCCAGACGAGGAATTACGAAAGCTGGCCGACGCCGGAAAACTCCGCGACCCCCAAGTGCTCGACGCACAGGTCGAGCGCCTGTTAGCCGATCCGCGCAGCGACGCCTTCTTTCGTCCTTTCGTGACGCAGTGGCTGAACATGGATCAGCCGATCACGCTGACGATGTCGCACTTCAACAAGCAGGATTTCAAGTTCGGCCGAAACATGAAAGCCTCGATGAAAGAGGAGACGATTCAATACATCGCCCGCCTCTTCGCCGACAACCGGCCGGCGCGGGAACTGATCTCCAGCGACTGGACGATGATGAACGACATTCTCGCCGTCCACTACGGGTACGACGGCATCGACGGGGGCGAGTTGCGGAAAGTCACGCTCAAGCCGCGCCCGGACGATCCACGGGGCGGTGGAGTGCTCGGCCACGCCGGTATCCAGTCGATGCTTTGCTGGATGGGGGACAATTGGCTGATCTATCGAGGGTCGTGGACGCTGAATCACATCCTCGACGACCCGCCGCCGCCCCCACCTCTCGAAGTTCCCGAGCTGAGCCCTTTTGATGGAAAGAACCAGGGAAAGAGCTTCCGCGAATTGCTCGTCCAGCATCAGCAAGACAGCAAATGCTCGATTTGTCACAAGAAGATGGATCCGCTCGGTTTCGCTTTTCAAAACTTTGACTTAAGCGGTCGCTGGCGAAACGTCGAACACGAGCGCTACCGTCGCAAGGAACTGGACGGCAAAATCGAATGGCGCGGCGAAGGCCAGACCCGGCCCGTCGACGCCACGGGAACTTTGCCGCGCGGCGAAAAGTTCAACAGCTTCGTTGAATGCAAGGAACTGCTCGTCACGCATTACCTCGATGACATCGTCCGAGGTTTGCTGAAGAAGCTCACGCTCTACGGAACCGGCCGCCCGGCTGACGTGCTCGATCTAGTGACAATTCGGGCTGTCATGAACGATCAATCTGATAAACAATATTTGATGCGTGATCTGCTCAAGGCACTGGTTCGTTCCAGAACCTTCTTAGAGACCACCGCCACTTCCAATAAGAGGTGA
- a CDS encoding DUF1552 domain-containing protein has protein sequence MNAKANPVTRRTVLQGLGATIALPWLEIMSGRTLAAAQEQRDPGRLACFYIPGCINHYNWFPEDTGFNYTISPSHQPLARHRERFSVLTSLSHIEGRISGHPHPYNFLTGHNINITPGVLTNTVSFDQVAAKYIGPTYLPSLALSWTSGVGAATLSRNALGVDIPATADYRYVFENLFPPADSSQLKQAKARIALNRSILDTAVGDVKDLQRRLGHTDQQRMEQYLTSIREVEQRLDDRDAILTKGRPKFDEASVRTEPKSKTSFREHIELMMDLIALAFQTDMTRVVTQSLGGEAGPTYDEYKDWSKATGAPTRGVHDYHHKGSGNRGADNSDTKLIGLRDRMYCECLARLMDRLAAIEASDGTLLDHTVLLLGGSQISSHSGSSFPLLLAGGNRLGFRHGQHLKWKGNDRSASDLYLTILQQLRCPVESFKESKGPITELLA, from the coding sequence ATGAATGCAAAAGCCAATCCCGTCACACGTCGTACCGTTCTGCAAGGCCTCGGAGCGACCATTGCTCTCCCCTGGCTGGAAATCATGTCTGGCAGGACGCTGGCGGCTGCTCAAGAGCAGCGCGACCCCGGTCGGCTCGCCTGCTTTTACATTCCCGGCTGCATCAACCATTACAACTGGTTCCCTGAGGATACCGGCTTCAACTATACGATCTCGCCTTCACATCAGCCGCTGGCCCGTCACCGCGAGCGGTTCTCCGTACTCACCAGTTTGTCGCACATCGAAGGCCGGATCAGCGGCCATCCGCACCCGTACAATTTTCTGACAGGCCACAACATCAACATCACGCCCGGCGTGCTGACTAACACGGTGTCGTTCGACCAGGTCGCGGCCAAATACATCGGCCCGACGTACCTGCCGTCGCTGGCACTGTCTTGGACGTCGGGTGTCGGCGCCGCCACCTTGTCGCGCAACGCACTGGGCGTCGACATCCCGGCCACCGCCGACTACCGGTATGTGTTCGAGAATCTGTTTCCTCCGGCCGATTCGTCACAGCTCAAGCAGGCCAAGGCTCGCATCGCGCTCAATCGCAGTATCCTCGACACGGCGGTCGGCGACGTGAAGGATCTGCAGCGGCGGCTCGGCCACACCGACCAACAAAGGATGGAGCAGTATCTGACTTCGATCCGCGAAGTCGAACAGAGGCTCGACGACCGCGATGCCATTCTCACGAAGGGGCGGCCGAAGTTCGACGAAGCGAGCGTGCGGACCGAACCCAAAAGCAAAACAAGCTTCCGTGAGCACATCGAACTGATGATGGATCTGATCGCGCTGGCTTTTCAAACAGACATGACTCGCGTGGTCACGCAGAGTCTTGGCGGCGAGGCCGGGCCGACTTACGACGAGTACAAGGATTGGTCCAAAGCGACTGGCGCACCGACGCGCGGCGTTCATGATTATCATCACAAAGGTTCCGGCAACCGCGGCGCGGACAATTCTGATACGAAGTTGATCGGGCTACGTGACCGAATGTACTGCGAGTGCCTGGCGCGGCTGATGGACAGACTCGCCGCGATTGAGGCCAGTGATGGAACGTTGCTCGACCACACCGTGCTGCTGCTCGGCGGGTCGCAGATCAGCAGCCATTCCGGCAGCAGCTTCCCGCTGCTGTTGGCCGGCGGCAACAGGCTCGGCTTCCGGCACGGTCAACATTTGAAGTGGAAAGGGAACGACCGATCAGCTTCGGATCTGTACCTGACGATCCTGCAGCAACTGCGCTGCCCCGTGGAATCGTTCAAGGAAAGCAAAGGCCCCATCACCGAGCTGCTGGCATGA